In Macrobrachium rosenbergii isolate ZJJX-2024 chromosome 16, ASM4041242v1, whole genome shotgun sequence, a single genomic region encodes these proteins:
- the LOC136846945 gene encoding uncharacterized protein — MVVVALLLLPHSSSSSSSSSSAGVQASSTSSRGRGRGSSSSIRGNSSSSSSRFAGGGLRLWNSHREWEFSAASRCNAKEAITFLMDITKGNGGGGGGGGGGGGGGGGGGGGGGGGGGGGGGGGGGGGGGGEGGGEKG, encoded by the exons atggtgGTGGTCGCCCTCCTATTActcccccactcctcctcctcctcctcctcctcctcctctgcaggAGTCCAGGCCAGCAGCACTAGCAGCAGAGGCAGAggcagaggcagcagcagcagcatcagaggCAACAGCAGCAGCTCCTCTTCCAGATTCGCGGGCGGCGGTTTACGACTTTGGAATAGCCATAGGGAGTGGGAATTTTCTGCGGCATCGCGCTGTAATGCGAAGGAGGCCATCACCTTCCT TATGGATATCACAAAGGGgaacgggggaggaggaggaggaggaggaggaggaggaggaggaggaggaggaggaggaggaggaggaggaggaggaggaggaggaggaggaggaggaggaggaggaggaggaggaggaggggagggagggggagagaagggatGA